The sequence AAGACTCCCGCCGCCGAGGGATTCCGCCCGGGCGGCGGGGGCTTCGGAGGCGGTGGCGCTTCCGGAGGCTATTGATGCCGCGAACTGAGAGCGGGGAGTTCTGTGGGGCCGGACCGAGCTAAGTGACTGCAATCATACCAAAAATCATCAGACTTCGGCCCCTTTTTGGGCCTTAAACCGGCCTTTTCCGGCAAAAAAGGAAACCATGAACCCGATCACCTTCGCCCCCATCGGCACCATCCACTCCCCCTTCACCAACCCGGAGGGGATGCCGATCCAGCCCGCCGGGGCCCGGGAGGCGATCGGTACCGTGGTGATCGACCCCGCCTTTGAGGCGGGGCTGCAGGACCTGGAAGGGTTCAGCCACCTCTACCTCCTCTATCACTTCCACCGCGCCGCCCCGATGCGGCTCAAAGTCGTTCCCTTCCTCGACCGCCGGGAACACGGCATCTTCGCCACCCGCGCCCCCGCGCGGCCGAACCCGATCGGCCTCTCCGTCGTCGAGCTGCTGGAGGTCCGGGGCAACCG is a genomic window of Desulfuromonadales bacterium containing:
- the tsaA gene encoding tRNA (N6-threonylcarbamoyladenosine(37)-N6)-methyltransferase TrmO, with amino-acid sequence MNPITFAPIGTIHSPFTNPEGMPIQPAGAREAIGTVVIDPAFEAGLQDLEGFSHLYLLYHFHRAAPMRLKVVPFLDRREHGIFATRAPARPNPIGLSVVELLEVRGNRLTVRGIDVLDGTPLLDIKPYAEAFDRVEGSRSGWLASSPEEIARQRSDRRFT